The following proteins come from a genomic window of Lolium rigidum isolate FL_2022 chromosome 5, APGP_CSIRO_Lrig_0.1, whole genome shotgun sequence:
- the LOC124651386 gene encoding probable alpha,alpha-trehalose-phosphate synthase [UDP-forming] 7: MFSRSYTNLLDLANGNLSALDYAGSGGGGGGGGRPPRPRRMQRTLTTPGTLADLDEELAGSVASDVQSSLASDRIIVVANTLPVRCERRPDGRGWAFSWDEDSLLLHLRDGLPEDMEVLYVGSLRADVPPAEQDDVAQALLDRFRCVPAFLPRDVCDRFYHGFCKQTLWPLFHYMLPFTSDHGGRFDRSNWEAYVLANKLFSQRVIEVLNPEDDYIWIHDYHLLALPSFLRRRFNRLRIGFFLHSPFPSSELYRSLPVRDEILKSLLNCDLIGFHTFDYARHFLSCCSRMLGLEYQSKRGYIGLDYFGRTVGIKIMPVGINMVQLKSQLQLPDLEWRVAELRKQFAGKTVLLGVDDLDIFKGINLKILAFEQMLKIHPKWQGRAVLVQIANPRAGNGKDLEGLKAEIEQSCARINGQLGRPGYSPVELVNRTLSSVERMAYYTVAECVVVTAVRDGMNLTPYEYIVCRQGIPGLDGSGSDTQKRKSMLVVSEFIGCSPSLSGAIRVNPWNIDTTAEAMNESIALSDNEKQLRHEKHYRYVSTHDVAYWSKSYIHDLERSCRDHFRRRCWGIGLGFGFRVVALDRNFKKLTVDSIVADYKKSNSRVILLDYDGTLVPQTTINRTPNETVVNIMNALCADKKNVVFIVSGRGRVSLEKWFSSCPELGIAAEHGYFMRRTRDEQWQINNQCSEFGWMQMAEPVMNLYTEATDGSYIETKESALVWHHQDADPGFGSAQAKEMLDHLESVLANEPVSVKSGQHIVEVKPQGVNKGFVAEKILSMLTENKRQADFVLCIGDDRSDEDMFEGIADIMKRSIVDPETSLYACTVGQKPSKAKYYLDDTNDVLNMLEALADASEEVSSPEESEILSPSEDA, encoded by the exons atGTTCTCGCGATCCTACACCAACCTGCTCGATCTCGCCAACGGCAACCTCTCGGCGCTCGACTATGCGGGctccggcgggggcggcggcggcgggggccgccCGCCGCGGCCCAGGCGGATGCAGCGCACCCTAACCACGCCGGGGACGCTGGCGGACCTCGACGAGGAGCTGGCGGGCAGCGTGGCCTCGGACGTGCAGTCCTCGCTGGCCAGCGACCGCATCATCGTCGTCGCCAACACTCTCCCCGTGCGCTGCGAGCGGCGCCCCGACGGCCGCGGCTGGgccttctcctgggacgaggactcgctgctcctccacctccgcgacGGCCTCCCGGAGGACATGGAGGTGCTCTACGTCGGCTCCCTCCGCGCCGACGTCCCCCCCGCCGAGCAGGACGACGTCGCGCAGGCGCTCCTCGACAGGTTCCGCTGCGTGCCGGCCTTCCTCCCCAGGGACGTCTGCGACCGCTTCTACCACGGCTTCTGCAAGCAGACGCTCTGGCCGCTCTTCCACTACATGCTCCCCTTCACCTCCGACCACGGCGGCCGCTTCGACCGCTCCAACTGGGAGGCCTACGTGCTCGCCAACAAGCTCTTCTCGCAGCGCGTCATCGAGGTGCTCAACCCGGAGGACGACTACATCTGGATCCACGACTACCACCTCCTCGCGCTCCCCTCCTTCCTCCGCCGCCGGTTCAACCGCCTCCGCATCGGCTTCTTCCTCCACAGCCCCTTCCCTTCCTCGGAGCTCTACCGCAGCCTGCCCGTCCGCGACGAGATCCTCAAGTCGCTCCTCAACTGCGACCTCATCGGCTTCCACACCTTCGACTACGCCCGCCATTTCCTCTCCTGCTGCAGCCGCATGCTCGGCCTCGAGTACCAGTCCAAGAGGGGATACATTGGGCTCGACTACTTTGGCCGCACCGTCGGGATAAAGATCATGCCCGTGGGGATCAACATGGTGCAGCTCAAGTCGCAGCTCCAGCTGCCTGATCTCGAGTGGCGTGTTGCCGAGCTCCGCAAGCAGTTTGCTGGGAAGACTGTCCTGCTTGGTGTCGATGACTTGGACATATTCAAGGGGATTAACCTCAAGATCCtcgccttcgagcagatgctcaagATACACCCAAAATGGCAGGGCCGAGCTGTGCTAGTGCAGATCGCAAACCCAAGGGCTGGTAATGGAAAGGACCTGGAAGGATTAAAGGCTGAGATCGAGCAAAGTTGCGCCAGGATCAATGGACAGCTTGGCCGGCCGGGGTATAGtcctgtggagcttgttaatagGACCCTGTCGAGCGTGGAAAGGATGGCGTATTACACTGTGGCCGAGTGTGTCGTTGTCACTGCAGTGAGGGATGGGATGAACCTCACACCGTACGAGTACATTGTGTGCAGACAAGGGATTCCAGGTCTGGATGGTTCTGGTAGCGATACACAGAAAAGAAAGAGTATGCTAGTTGTGTCAGAGTTCATAGGTTGCTCGCCCTCACTGAGTGGAGCAATCCGGGTGAACCCTTGGAACATCGATACAACCGCTGAGGCAATGAACGAGTCCATTGCTCTGTCGGATAATGAAAAGCAATTGCGCCATGAGAAGCATTatcgatatgtcagcacacatgaCGTTGCCTATTGGTCCAAGAGCTACATTCATGATCTGGAGAGAAGCTGCAGGGACCATTTTAGGAGGAGGTGCTGGGGTATTGGGCTAGGATTTGGATTTAGAGTGGTTGCTCTAGACCGCAACTTCAAGAAGCTTACCGTGGATTCTATTGTGGCTGATTACAAGAAGTCAAACAGCAGGGTTATACTCCTGGACTATGATGGAACTCTAGTGCCACAAACGACCATCAATCGAACTCCGAATGAAACTGTGGTTAACATAATGAATGCTCTATGTGCTGATAAGAAGAATGTTGTTTTTATTGTCAGTGGAAGAGGTAGGGTTAGCCTTGAGAAGTGGTTCAGCTCCTGCCCAGAGCTTGGCATCGCGGCTGAACATGGCTACTTCATGAG GCGGACCAGAGATGAGCAATGGCAAATAAATAACCAGTGCTCAGAGTTTGGATGGATGCAAATGGCGGAGCCAGTAATGAACCTATATACAGAAGCAACTGACGGATCATATATTGAAACCAAAGAGAGTGCTTTGGTCTGGCACCACCAAGATGCTGACCCTGGTTTTGGATCTGCACAAGCAAAGGAAATGTTGGATCATCTGGAGAGTGTTCTTGCGAATGAGCCAGTCTCTGTGAAGAGTGGCCAACACATTGTCGAAGTTAAACCTCAG GGTGTCAACAAAGGATTTGTTGCTGAGAAGATCCTATCAATGCTGACAGAAAACAAAAGACAAGCAGATTTTGTCCTCTGCATTGGCGATGATCGATCAGATGAGGATATGTTTGAAGGAATTGCTGATATTATGAAGAGGAGCATTGTTGATCCCGAGACCTCGTTATATGCCTGCACAGTCGGCCAGAAACCAAGCAAGGCCAAGTATTATTTGGATGATACTAATGATGTTCTGAACATGCTGGAGGCACTTGCAGATGCATCAGAGGAGGTTAGTTCACCAGAAGAATCGGAGATACTATCTCCATCGGAAGATGCATGA